Proteins found in one Pyrus communis chromosome 15, drPyrComm1.1, whole genome shotgun sequence genomic segment:
- the LOC137716942 gene encoding uncharacterized protein, whose amino-acid sequence MNNYFNPNSMYTEEDFIRCFRMRCHVFERLLHVVQQVNLYFRQKLDRTGHPGFSPHQKVTIALRMMAYDTSTDLMDETFGKSESTCLDTLVEFCNTIVQLYKEKYLHEPNREDLDRLIRKVEDRGFPGMIGSLDYMHWNWKNCPTGWQ is encoded by the coding sequence atgaacaactatTTCAACCCCAACTCGATGTACACAGAAGAGGATTTCATACGTTGCTTTCGGATGAGGTGTCATGTCTTCGAGCGTTTACTTCATGTTGTCCAGCAGGTCAATCTATACTTTCGACAGAAGCTGGACAGAACAGGTCAccctggtttctcacctcatcagaaggttactATTGCACTAAGAATGATGGCTTATGACACCTCAACTGATTTGATGGATGAAACATTTGGTAAgtctgagtctacatgccttgatactcttgTTGAATTTTGTAACACAATTGTTCAACTTTACAAAGAAAAGTACCTTCACGAGCCAAATCGAGAAGATTTAGATCGGCTCATTCGCAAAGTTGAAGACCGTGGGTTTCCgggcatgatagggtcattagactACATGCATTGGAATTGGAAGAACTGTCCCACCGGATGGCAATGA